A single Burkholderia savannae DNA region contains:
- a CDS encoding NAD(P)/FAD-dependent oxidoreductase has protein sequence MADVAVLGAGFIGLSSAYWLMRDGHRVTLYDALGPGEATSYGNAGTFANYACIPVNNPDVFRNLPRFLFSATSPLRIRWGYVPHLAPWLARFLLNATPKRYEHSAKALASLLRCAFEGYREMLSIDGLSSFVRERECLYLYSNADSFQSAQPSLALRRSLGVRFENFERDGIRELEPNLAPIFAHGTMFNDSWFLSDPRGFLQVLYESMVRQGLQHERTAVRSLEPQKSGVRIVDEAGRVHGAEHAIVCTGALSGRFARQCGDRVPLDTERGYHVRFPGTSSLISRPCGWAERGFYMVPMDGGIRAAGTVELGGFGPQKNPELLNLITTSAQEALPGLHQPDSNWLGFRPSLPDGLPVVGASSASPRVVYAFGHQHLGVTLGGVTGSIVADLIAGRMPPIDLEPYSPRRF, from the coding sequence ATGGCCGACGTCGCTGTCCTTGGTGCGGGATTCATCGGGTTGTCGAGCGCGTACTGGCTGATGCGCGACGGCCACCGGGTGACGCTCTACGACGCGCTCGGCCCCGGTGAAGCCACGTCGTACGGCAACGCGGGCACGTTCGCGAACTACGCGTGCATCCCCGTCAACAACCCGGACGTGTTCCGCAACCTGCCGCGATTCCTGTTCTCGGCGACGAGCCCGCTCAGGATTCGCTGGGGCTACGTGCCGCACCTCGCACCGTGGCTCGCACGTTTTCTGCTGAACGCGACTCCCAAGCGTTACGAGCACAGCGCGAAAGCGCTGGCGAGCCTGCTGAGGTGCGCGTTCGAGGGGTATCGGGAGATGCTTTCGATCGATGGATTGTCGAGCTTCGTGCGCGAACGCGAATGCCTGTACCTGTACTCGAACGCAGACTCGTTCCAGTCGGCGCAACCGTCACTCGCCTTACGCCGTTCGCTCGGCGTGCGATTCGAAAACTTCGAGCGCGACGGCATTCGCGAACTCGAACCGAACCTCGCGCCGATCTTCGCGCACGGCACGATGTTCAACGACAGCTGGTTCCTGAGCGACCCGCGCGGCTTCTTGCAGGTGCTGTATGAATCGATGGTGCGCCAAGGGCTGCAGCACGAGCGCACCGCGGTCCGCTCGCTCGAGCCGCAGAAGAGCGGCGTACGCATCGTCGACGAAGCCGGCCGCGTGCACGGCGCCGAGCACGCGATCGTCTGCACGGGCGCGCTGTCGGGCCGCTTCGCACGCCAATGCGGCGACCGTGTGCCGCTCGATACCGAGCGCGGCTATCACGTGCGCTTTCCCGGCACGTCGTCGCTGATCTCCCGCCCGTGCGGCTGGGCCGAGCGCGGCTTCTACATGGTGCCGATGGACGGCGGCATCCGCGCGGCGGGCACCGTCGAGCTCGGCGGATTTGGACCACAGAAGAACCCGGAGCTGCTGAACCTGATTACGACTTCCGCGCAGGAAGCGTTGCCGGGCCTGCATCAACCGGACAGCAATTGGCTCGGCTTCAGGCCGAGCTTGCCCGACGGCTTGCCGGTCGTCGGAGCGTCGAGCGCCTCGCCGCGCGTTGTCTACGCGTTCGGGCATCAGCACTTGGGCGTCACGCTGGGCGGCGTGACAGGCAGCATCGTCGCCGACCTGATCGCCGGCCGCATGCCTCCCATCGATCTCGAGCCTTATAGCCCGCGTCGCTTTTAA
- a CDS encoding antitoxin Xre/MbcA/ParS toxin-binding domain-containing protein — translation MLLVTPEAVADVMELRPVPHTLAELEALVRSGLPKSALRAGVEHATQGADARRTLLARIIPEATYKRRRDRLTQDESEKTERLARIVATTSYVWSDEDDAREFLATPHPELEGRTPLDVALTELGARRVEELLWKLFYGLPA, via the coding sequence ATGTTGCTTGTTACTCCGGAAGCCGTGGCTGACGTTATGGAGCTTCGGCCCGTACCGCATACGCTCGCGGAACTTGAAGCGCTCGTGCGCAGCGGACTACCGAAATCTGCATTGCGTGCGGGCGTCGAGCACGCTACGCAAGGGGCAGATGCTCGACGCACGTTGCTGGCGCGCATCATCCCCGAGGCCACCTATAAGCGGCGTCGTGACCGGCTCACTCAAGACGAATCGGAGAAGACAGAGCGGCTTGCACGGATCGTCGCAACCACATCATACGTCTGGAGTGACGAAGATGATGCGCGGGAGTTTCTGGCGACACCGCATCCGGAACTCGAGGGGCGTACGCCGCTCGATGTTGCGCTCACCGAACTCGGCGCGCGTCGCGTCGAGGAATTGCTCTGGAAGTTGTTCTACGGGCTGCCGGCATGA
- a CDS encoding ethanolamine ammonia-lyase subunit EutB, with protein sequence MNFRETIGARTYRFDGLAALLAKASPRRSGDELAGFAAASEEERVAAKLALAQMPLAAFLNEALISYESDEVTRLIIDAHSAEAFAEISHLTVGDFRDWLLADTTDTAALVRISAGLTPEMVAAVSKLMRNQDLILVARKRPVITRFRNTVGLSGHLSVRLQPNHPTDDVKGIAASMIDGLMYGCGDAMIGINPASDSLAAIAALLTMMDEFRRAYDVPTQTCVLTHVTNTLAAIEKGAPVDLIFQSIAGTEKANASFGVSLSLLAEAYDAGLSLKRGTVGQNLMYFETGQGSALSANAHHGVDQQTCEVRAYAVARHFNPFLTNTVVGFIGPEYLYDGKQIIRAGLEDHFCGKLLGVPMGCDICYTNHAEADQDDVDTLLTLLGAANINFIMGVPGADDIMLNYQSTSFHDALYIRRLLDLKRAPEFEDWLSAMQITDKRGQIQGQSRNPLLIDWIES encoded by the coding sequence ATGAACTTTCGTGAAACCATCGGCGCGCGCACCTATCGTTTTGATGGCCTCGCCGCGCTGCTTGCCAAAGCGAGCCCGCGCCGCTCCGGGGACGAGCTTGCCGGTTTCGCCGCCGCGTCGGAAGAGGAGCGCGTGGCGGCGAAACTGGCGCTTGCGCAGATGCCTCTCGCCGCCTTCCTGAACGAAGCGCTGATCTCTTATGAAAGCGACGAGGTCACGCGCCTCATCATCGATGCGCATTCGGCGGAGGCCTTCGCGGAGATCTCGCATCTCACGGTTGGTGACTTTCGCGACTGGCTGCTGGCCGATACCACCGATACGGCGGCGCTCGTGCGCATCAGCGCGGGGCTCACGCCCGAGATGGTCGCAGCGGTATCGAAGCTAATGCGCAACCAGGATCTGATTCTCGTCGCGCGCAAACGGCCCGTGATCACGCGCTTCAGGAACACGGTGGGATTGTCGGGCCATCTTTCGGTGCGCCTGCAGCCGAACCACCCGACTGACGACGTAAAGGGCATCGCGGCTTCGATGATTGATGGTCTGATGTATGGCTGCGGCGACGCCATGATCGGCATTAACCCGGCGTCTGACTCTCTCGCGGCGATCGCCGCGCTGTTGACGATGATGGACGAGTTCCGCCGCGCCTATGACGTCCCCACCCAGACCTGTGTGCTCACGCATGTGACGAACACCCTCGCCGCAATCGAGAAGGGCGCGCCCGTCGACCTGATCTTCCAGTCGATCGCGGGCACGGAGAAGGCGAACGCGAGCTTCGGCGTATCGCTGTCGCTGCTCGCCGAAGCGTACGACGCGGGGCTGTCGCTCAAGCGCGGTACGGTCGGCCAAAACCTGATGTACTTCGAGACCGGCCAGGGCAGCGCGCTGTCCGCGAACGCGCATCATGGCGTTGACCAGCAGACCTGCGAAGTGCGAGCGTACGCGGTCGCGCGGCACTTCAATCCGTTTCTCACGAATACGGTGGTCGGCTTCATCGGTCCCGAGTATCTGTATGACGGGAAACAGATCATCCGCGCCGGCCTGGAAGATCACTTCTGCGGCAAGCTGCTCGGGGTGCCGATGGGCTGCGACATTTGCTATACGAACCACGCGGAGGCCGACCAAGACGACGTGGACACCCTGCTCACGCTGCTCGGCGCCGCCAATATCAACTTCATTATGGGCGTGCCTGGCGCCGACGACATCATGCTCAATTACCAGAGCACGTCTTTTCACGACGCGCTCTATATCCGGCGCCTGCTCGATCTAAAGCGCGCGCCGGAGTTCGAGGACTGGCTCAGTGCAATGCAAATCACGGACAAACGCGGGCAGATTCAAGGGCAGTCGCGCAACCCGTTGCTGATCGACTGGATCGAATCATGA
- a CDS encoding aminotransferase-like domain-containing protein, with product MNTEINHTNGEENLQTKGRQATYLEVSRNLEEKVRSGLYPPGSRLPPQRDLALELGLNVSTVSRAYKELQARGLIVASKRRGSIVTGGAMPSVHARAENSPSAAADVNAVIDLTVNRPATGEFLTQLARTMANLARDPRYPETQEYQPPQGPDWARAAGAQWIAAPGFAPLADNVVVTSGAQHGLYAVLSSLMGHEGVILSDQLTYYGLKALAPVFQFEIVGIPSDGEGLLPDRLEDACKRMRVKAIFVVPNLQNPTVVTMSLARRVALVDIARRHHIAIIEDDVYGPLLRTRLPTIASLCPELTFHVASTSKILAPGLRIGYLHTPPHGAALAAEAVRTTAWMPAPLSTLIVTRWIEDGTAHTILEAQRTELQARQEIARELLPAELLHSDPACMFVWLRVPPPWRSDDYAANALARGVNAMPASAFAVDRSTVEHGVRINLACAASREQLTHALQILAHTLRDRPRALFGTI from the coding sequence ATGAATACCGAAATAAATCACACAAATGGTGAAGAAAATCTCCAGACAAAGGGACGCCAAGCCACCTACCTGGAGGTGTCGCGCAATCTCGAAGAGAAAGTGCGCAGCGGGCTCTACCCGCCGGGCAGCCGCCTGCCGCCGCAACGCGACCTCGCGCTGGAGCTTGGCCTAAACGTGTCGACGGTGTCGCGCGCGTACAAGGAGCTGCAGGCGCGCGGGCTGATCGTCGCGAGCAAGCGGCGCGGATCGATCGTCACCGGGGGCGCGATGCCGTCGGTGCACGCACGAGCGGAAAACAGCCCGAGCGCTGCCGCCGACGTGAACGCGGTAATCGACCTGACCGTCAATCGCCCCGCGACCGGCGAATTCCTCACGCAGCTGGCGCGCACGATGGCAAATCTCGCGCGCGATCCGCGCTATCCCGAGACGCAGGAATACCAGCCGCCGCAGGGGCCCGATTGGGCGCGCGCGGCTGGCGCGCAGTGGATCGCCGCGCCGGGTTTCGCACCGCTGGCTGATAACGTGGTCGTGACGAGCGGCGCGCAGCACGGCCTTTACGCGGTGCTGAGCAGCTTGATGGGCCATGAGGGCGTGATCCTCTCGGATCAGTTGACCTACTACGGGCTCAAGGCGCTTGCGCCCGTGTTCCAGTTCGAGATCGTCGGGATTCCGAGCGACGGCGAAGGGCTGCTGCCGGACCGTCTCGAAGACGCGTGCAAGCGCATGCGCGTGAAGGCGATCTTCGTCGTGCCGAATCTGCAGAATCCGACTGTCGTGACGATGAGCCTCGCGCGCCGCGTGGCGCTCGTCGATATCGCGCGGCGCCATCACATCGCGATCATCGAAGATGACGTGTACGGTCCGCTCTTGCGCACGCGTCTGCCGACAATCGCGAGCCTGTGCCCCGAGCTGACCTTCCATGTCGCTTCGACGTCGAAGATCCTCGCGCCCGGGCTGCGCATCGGCTACCTGCATACGCCGCCGCATGGCGCCGCGTTGGCCGCTGAGGCCGTGCGCACGACGGCGTGGATGCCCGCGCCGCTCTCGACGCTGATCGTCACGCGCTGGATCGAGGACGGCACCGCGCACACGATCCTCGAGGCGCAGCGTACCGAACTGCAGGCCCGCCAGGAAATCGCGCGCGAATTGCTGCCGGCCGAGTTGCTGCACAGCGATCCGGCGTGCATGTTCGTCTGGCTGCGCGTGCCGCCGCCCTGGCGTTCGGACGATTACGCGGCGAATGCGCTTGCGCGCGGCGTCAATGCGATGCCGGCGTCGGCGTTTGCGGTGGACCGCTCGACCGTCGAGCACGGCGTGCGGATCAACCTCGCCTGCGCGGCATCGCGCGAGCAGTTGACGCACGCGCTGCAGATTCTCGCGCACACGCTTCGCGACCGGCCGCGGGCGCTGTTCGGCACGATCTAG
- a CDS encoding amino acid permease gives MISLGGIIGAGLFVGSSATISAMGPAACLSYLLAGVVVLFVMRMLGEMAIATPGIGSFTEYTRIGLGNWAGFTNGWLYWYFWVIVVAVEAVAGAGILQRWIPAPVWAIGLVLLSVITAINLLSVKSYGEFEYWFASIKVAAIIVFIVVGASYLFGFSSWHQTAQHLASDRGFLPFGMMSIFASVPTVIFAVGGAEIATIAAAESDDPSKNVAAMTRSVILRVITFYVGSMFVIACIVPWASIKVGYSPFVAALETMHIPCAADMMNAIVLVAVLSALNSGLYVSSRIMFRLAERGDAPHAVLKLSPNKVPSLAVLLSSVVGYVAIVAAIVSPQGVFLYLVNASGAIMLFVYLAIAVSQIVIRRRIEASAPERLTLKMWLFPWLSYAVVAAIAGVLIAMGFDHSLASQLMASLGSVAVVSVAFVLTRKQRERAAGAIGHEPIASSGATPHAHRRNTSSRRDARRRAFPAPAADWKK, from the coding sequence ATGATTTCGCTCGGCGGGATCATCGGCGCCGGCCTCTTTGTCGGCAGCAGCGCCACGATCAGCGCGATGGGACCTGCCGCGTGCCTGTCGTATCTGCTCGCCGGCGTCGTTGTGCTGTTCGTGATGCGCATGCTCGGCGAAATGGCGATCGCCACGCCCGGCATCGGCTCGTTCACCGAATACACGCGCATCGGCCTCGGCAACTGGGCCGGCTTCACCAACGGCTGGCTCTACTGGTACTTCTGGGTGATCGTCGTCGCCGTCGAGGCGGTGGCGGGCGCCGGCATCCTGCAGCGCTGGATACCGGCCCCGGTCTGGGCGATCGGCCTCGTGCTGCTCTCCGTGATCACCGCCATCAATCTGCTGTCGGTGAAGTCGTACGGCGAGTTCGAGTACTGGTTCGCGTCGATCAAGGTCGCGGCGATCATCGTGTTCATCGTCGTCGGCGCGAGCTATCTGTTCGGCTTCTCGTCGTGGCATCAGACGGCGCAGCATCTCGCCAGCGACCGCGGCTTCTTGCCGTTCGGCATGATGTCGATCTTCGCGAGCGTGCCGACCGTGATCTTCGCGGTCGGCGGTGCCGAAATCGCGACGATCGCCGCCGCCGAATCGGACGACCCGAGCAAGAACGTCGCCGCGATGACGCGCTCGGTGATCCTGCGTGTGATCACGTTCTATGTCGGCTCGATGTTCGTGATCGCCTGCATCGTGCCGTGGGCGTCGATCAAGGTCGGCTACTCGCCGTTCGTCGCCGCGCTGGAGACGATGCACATCCCCTGCGCCGCCGACATGATGAACGCGATCGTGCTGGTGGCCGTGCTGTCGGCGCTGAATTCGGGGCTCTACGTGTCGTCGCGCATCATGTTCCGGCTTGCCGAACGCGGCGACGCACCGCATGCGGTCCTCAAGCTATCGCCGAACAAAGTACCGAGCCTCGCGGTGCTGCTCTCGAGCGTGGTCGGCTATGTCGCGATCGTCGCGGCGATCGTCTCGCCGCAGGGCGTGTTCCTATATCTCGTCAACGCGTCCGGCGCGATCATGCTCTTCGTGTATCTCGCGATCGCGGTCTCGCAGATCGTCATCCGGCGGCGCATCGAGGCGAGCGCGCCCGAGCGCCTGACGCTCAAGATGTGGCTGTTTCCGTGGCTCTCCTATGCCGTGGTCGCGGCGATTGCCGGCGTGCTGATCGCGATGGGCTTCGACCATTCGCTCGCGAGCCAGTTGATGGCGAGCCTTGGCAGCGTCGCGGTCGTGTCGGTCGCTTTCGTTCTCACGCGCAAACAGCGCGAACGTGCCGCCGGGGCAATAGGCCACGAGCCTATCGCCTCCAGCGGTGCCACACCGCATGCCCATCGGCGCAATACCTCGTCGCGCCGCGACGCACGCCGCCGCGCGTTCCCGGCCCCTGCCGCAGACTGGAAAAAATAA
- a CDS encoding inositol phosphate phosphatase SopB codes for MNIRNLFPLRRNTVTNRHLGNASDNRPTPRKIERPEISYPKMLAHDMQPRQSRLSDGRSLHALFALQCHKLDAARVALDKLGYGNTPDAQLLKNMSAQLSASRFKEDRPVLPNDTASMKRLNDELVQIVSRHLRNMCTTPSTALPEARKLLRQADTELLNQQEWKTITTTVTYDGRKYGCELTPASQMKLGAQDIFERSYNDQGVCSASTTEAQHATNLWQSELTALQEDGSSKLLFRGIRHGVLSPFGLDDPELREQGAIRRAKEVVTAALFSRPDELRNALAGETVTLRLASCSLLTPFGQEKTMLRDQASAWKALSGCIQPIALSIRDQNGQLCNIKVRLDVAAFNFAVNEPALKLGLGHRESDRMNEQALHTLIGPDLNPSAPLGGWVGQYLIGRPKNAECIRTMVTQLKEIWAQHAHRKDGGEPYKAAQRVAMLAYEIGAVPCWNCKSGKDRTGMLDAEIKREAITQHEGHPPSRPMAGLTEPMQRLFRAVLLDGGNLAVQEKNTGASGNKVLKTLPFRQLLNLSYAKRVGDAGVHQQARGLSSLV; via the coding sequence ATGAATATTCGAAACCTTTTCCCCTTGCGGCGCAATACGGTGACCAACCGACATCTGGGCAACGCCTCGGATAACCGTCCGACTCCACGCAAGATCGAACGACCGGAAATCAGCTATCCAAAAATGCTCGCGCATGACATGCAGCCCCGGCAATCGCGGCTTTCGGATGGTCGCTCGCTCCATGCGCTTTTTGCGCTGCAATGTCATAAGCTGGATGCCGCCCGCGTGGCACTCGACAAACTTGGATACGGCAACACACCCGATGCGCAGCTGCTAAAGAATATGTCCGCGCAGCTGAGCGCCAGCCGATTCAAAGAAGACCGGCCGGTCCTGCCCAATGACACGGCTTCAATGAAGCGGTTGAACGACGAGTTGGTTCAGATCGTCTCGCGCCACCTGCGCAATATGTGTACAACGCCGAGCACCGCCCTCCCGGAAGCTAGAAAGCTGCTACGTCAGGCCGATACCGAGTTGCTCAATCAGCAGGAGTGGAAAACCATCACCACCACGGTGACATATGACGGTCGCAAATACGGTTGTGAGCTGACGCCGGCTTCACAAATGAAGCTCGGCGCACAGGACATTTTCGAACGCTCGTACAACGACCAGGGAGTATGCAGCGCGTCCACGACGGAAGCGCAGCATGCAACCAACCTATGGCAGTCGGAACTGACTGCCTTGCAAGAAGACGGCTCGAGCAAGCTGCTCTTCAGAGGAATTCGCCACGGCGTGCTATCGCCTTTCGGTCTGGACGATCCCGAGTTGCGCGAGCAAGGAGCGATTCGACGCGCGAAAGAGGTTGTTACCGCCGCCCTTTTTTCTCGGCCAGACGAGTTGCGCAACGCGCTGGCTGGCGAAACCGTCACGCTAAGGCTCGCGTCCTGCTCGCTTCTCACGCCGTTCGGCCAAGAAAAGACGATGCTGCGTGACCAGGCGTCGGCCTGGAAGGCGCTAAGCGGGTGCATTCAACCGATTGCGTTGAGCATTCGCGATCAGAACGGTCAATTGTGTAACATAAAAGTGCGTCTAGATGTAGCCGCGTTCAATTTCGCCGTCAACGAACCTGCGTTAAAGCTTGGGCTCGGTCATCGTGAATCGGACCGAATGAACGAACAGGCTTTGCACACCTTGATCGGGCCCGACTTGAATCCCTCGGCGCCACTCGGAGGCTGGGTCGGCCAGTATCTGATCGGAAGGCCGAAAAATGCGGAATGCATCAGGACGATGGTTACGCAATTGAAGGAAATTTGGGCGCAGCACGCGCACCGCAAAGACGGTGGAGAGCCGTACAAGGCCGCCCAGCGAGTAGCAATGCTCGCGTATGAGATCGGGGCGGTTCCTTGTTGGAACTGCAAGAGCGGCAAAGACCGAACCGGGATGCTGGACGCCGAAATCAAGCGAGAGGCTATCACGCAGCACGAGGGACACCCACCGAGCCGCCCGATGGCCGGGCTGACCGAGCCCATGCAGCGCTTGTTCCGCGCCGTGCTCCTCGACGGCGGCAACCTGGCGGTGCAGGAGAAAAACACAGGCGCATCCGGTAACAAGGTCCTCAAGACGCTGCCGTTCAGGCAGCTGCTCAACCTGTCCTACGCGAAGCGTGTCGGCGATGCCGGCGTGCATCAGCAGGCACGAGGATTATCGTCGCTCGTTTAA
- a CDS encoding RES family NAD+ phosphorylase, giving the protein MKLFRIADTRHSIWSGTGAMLVGGRFNSPGRPVIYAALSFAGAMLEVLVHARIGKVPKTHGWVEATVPDEVVIERHTAATLPEGWDAPAQHSARRFGDAWLAESRTAILIVPSVVARAEFNVLVNPAHPDAMRIVVSDPQSVVWDERLFVAPPGGTS; this is encoded by the coding sequence ATGAAGCTGTTCCGCATCGCCGATACACGTCACTCGATCTGGAGCGGCACCGGTGCGATGTTGGTTGGCGGCCGATTCAATAGTCCCGGACGCCCTGTCATCTATGCGGCGTTGAGTTTCGCTGGCGCCATGCTCGAGGTGCTGGTGCATGCGCGCATTGGGAAGGTACCCAAGACGCATGGATGGGTCGAGGCGACGGTACCCGACGAAGTGGTCATCGAACGCCATACCGCGGCGACACTACCGGAAGGATGGGACGCACCCGCACAACATTCCGCACGGCGGTTCGGCGATGCGTGGCTGGCTGAAAGCCGTACTGCCATCTTGATCGTTCCCTCGGTCGTCGCACGCGCCGAGTTCAATGTGCTGGTTAATCCCGCGCATCCGGACGCCATGCGGATCGTAGTATCGGATCCACAGTCGGTTGTGTGGGACGAGCGGCTCTTTGTCGCCCCACCCGGCGGCACCTCGTAA
- a CDS encoding branched-chain amino acid ABC transporter substrate-binding protein, protein MKRRNVVVALALALLCAHAPSYGAEPEIVKIGFAGPLTGPVARVGKDLQNGAQLALDEENAKNPTIGGKPVKFVLDVQDDQADPRVAVQIAQKMIDDGVVGVIGHYNSGCSIPASAVYHKANIAMITPGSTNPVLTHQGFTNVFRTMGHDGIGGVIAGQFAVQQLKAKRIGIIDDRTAFGQGLADAFEKGAKEANGNVVDREFTNDKAVDFRAILTTLKQKNVDMIFFGGLDEQGAMLVKQMRSLGMPARLFGAGALKSNAFLQIAGTAGEGTRDLEPGPALDKLPAAQEFAKRYKAHFNEDVELYAPFAYDAALAMLKAIHDADSLDRAKIVAAFPKVTFTGVTGKIAFDPQGDLIKPPYTLFEVQQGQWKSQRTVGGNGV, encoded by the coding sequence ATGAAACGCCGAAACGTGGTAGTCGCACTAGCACTTGCACTCCTATGCGCGCATGCGCCGTCATATGGTGCGGAACCAGAGATCGTGAAGATCGGATTCGCCGGTCCGTTGACGGGGCCCGTCGCCCGCGTCGGCAAGGATCTGCAAAACGGCGCGCAGCTCGCGCTCGACGAGGAAAATGCGAAGAACCCGACGATCGGCGGCAAGCCGGTCAAGTTCGTGCTCGATGTGCAGGATGATCAGGCTGACCCGCGCGTCGCGGTCCAGATCGCGCAGAAGATGATCGATGACGGCGTGGTCGGTGTCATCGGCCACTACAACTCGGGCTGCAGCATTCCGGCGTCGGCCGTCTACCATAAAGCAAATATCGCAATGATCACGCCGGGCTCGACCAATCCGGTGCTGACTCACCAGGGGTTCACCAACGTATTCCGCACGATGGGCCACGACGGCATCGGCGGCGTGATCGCGGGCCAGTTCGCGGTCCAGCAGTTGAAGGCGAAGCGCATCGGCATTATCGATGACCGCACCGCATTCGGCCAAGGTCTCGCCGACGCCTTTGAAAAAGGCGCCAAAGAAGCGAACGGCAATGTCGTCGACCGCGAGTTCACGAACGACAAGGCGGTTGATTTCCGTGCGATCTTGACCACGCTGAAGCAGAAGAATGTCGACATGATCTTTTTTGGCGGGCTCGACGAACAAGGGGCGATGCTCGTCAAGCAGATGCGCTCGCTCGGCATGCCGGCGCGCTTGTTCGGCGCCGGAGCGTTGAAGAGCAATGCATTTCTGCAGATCGCCGGCACGGCGGGCGAAGGCACGCGGGATCTGGAGCCGGGCCCGGCGCTCGACAAGCTCCCTGCCGCACAGGAATTCGCGAAGCGCTACAAGGCGCACTTCAACGAGGACGTCGAGCTGTATGCGCCGTTCGCTTATGACGCGGCGCTAGCAATGCTCAAGGCGATCCATGACGCCGATTCGCTCGATCGCGCGAAGATCGTCGCGGCCTTCCCGAAGGTGACCTTCACGGGCGTGACAGGCAAGATTGCGTTCGATCCGCAAGGCGATCTGATCAAGCCGCCTTACACCCTGTTCGAAGTCCAGCAGGGGCAATGGAAGAGCCAAAGGACCGTCGGCGGCAACGGCGTCTAG
- a CDS encoding CesT family type III secretion system chaperone produces the protein MYSLLSPLYEIMGLEWDDEDLVLFFDENLAVHFDESPTGLEMVCPLGALPEDPETLKRLLQYNYAGSVILAADADEALLLALSRVSGERSGEELHDALKDLVGIANRLKSELRLD, from the coding sequence ATGTATAGCTTGTTATCGCCGTTGTATGAAATCATGGGATTGGAATGGGACGACGAAGATCTGGTACTGTTCTTTGACGAGAATCTGGCCGTCCACTTTGACGAATCGCCCACCGGGTTAGAAATGGTCTGCCCGCTGGGCGCGCTGCCGGAAGATCCGGAAACGTTGAAAAGATTGTTGCAATACAACTATGCCGGCAGCGTGATACTGGCGGCAGACGCCGACGAAGCCTTGCTGCTGGCGCTATCGCGCGTATCTGGCGAGCGCAGTGGCGAAGAACTGCACGATGCGTTGAAAGATCTGGTCGGCATCGCGAATCGCTTGAAAAGCGAACTTCGACTCGATTAG